In Aerococcaceae bacterium zg-252, the genomic window TGCCCATGTCATAAGTTTAAGTCAGAGCATCCTCGCTCTCACTATTCATTAAAATAACGGTAAAACAAAGTGTTGCCACAGCCAACTAATTGGTATGACTAACACCATTGCCGGTATCATCTCTGCTGTTGGCGTTCGTTTTAAATCTAACATTCGAAAAGCAACTGCTAAAATTAAAATACCCCCACAGGATTTAAAATCATTAACCATTATCGGATTCATCAATGGTGCAATCCAATGCGATAGCATAAAAATGGATAGAAAAATAATGGTTTGTGGTATTGCAATCATACTGACAACAAGTCCTAAATTACAGGCGAAAATAGCCGCAGTAAAAAAATCTAAAATCGATTTGGTAATCAATAAACTATGGTCACCCTCAATCCCTGAAATTAATGTGCCGTATAATCCCGTTCCACTCGCACAAAATAAAACTAAAATCGTTAACAATTCATTATCAAAGGTTTTCCCTTTTAACCCATTATGTTGTATCGGCAGCACTTTTTGAATCATTCGATTAAGCCATTGCCCCATTTTAACCATTAACTCTTCTAAATTAAGTGCAACACCTAAAATCGTACCAAAAATAATAGCAAAAACAACGGCAGACAAATTTTCCATTAAAATAATGGACGGAATCGCCATTGCAAATGAACAAATACCAAACACAATTACTAATTGTTGTTTCATACGCTCACTTAAATAGTTGCCGAACAAGCCACCAAATAAACCACCTGCAATAATGGACAGGGAATTAATCAAAACTCCTATTGGCATACATTTAATCCTTTCTTGCTAAATAAATTAAACAACCTTGTGGTAGGACATTATTTCCTTG contains:
- a CDS encoding DUF554 domain-containing protein: MPIGVLINSLSIIAGGLFGGLFGNYLSERMKQQLVIVFGICSFAMAIPSIILMENLSAVVFAIIFGTILGVALNLEELMVKMGQWLNRMIQKVLPIQHNGLKGKTFDNELLTILVLFCASGTGLYGTLISGIEGDHSLLITKSILDFFTAAIFACNLGLVVSMIAIPQTIIFLSIFMLSHWIAPLMNPIMVNDFKSCGGILILAVAFRMLDLKRTPTAEMIPAMVLVIPISWLWQHFVLPLF